A window of Lentibacillus sp. Marseille-P4043 contains these coding sequences:
- a CDS encoding plasmid pRiA4b ORF-3 family protein: MILELKVTLRDVGMPVWRKLQVDSGITFEELHDVLQEAFDWSDMHLHSYFVRKTNGKKTDAIEIAQETEIDLDTPVMQETYQENEEILADWLKKVNDKVMYLYDFGDNWMHEIVLMKKITAEKDTTYPRCVSARNVAPPEDSRMEVIMEEIDLTVTDSKQLVKQINEDLHIASAEEPMENLPEDKEQEFDLWEDLLLHAKEFHKMKPWNYMDDNQIFAVVDPVSKERLFCSVLGAGDETFGLAIYVGKAGYTALLDIMEGAVDDFDIVLKQRSLLVTFEDREDLEKDDYQLIKTYDIPFRGRKTWPEFRSFKPGFVPWYIDDEEARMMNVVLGQAIEVCNEIKAGLEIPDVYEDEQVLTKVPKKADDDNYVFDTQILSLEWYEDNEAEETQLSISEFDLKRIQKFSKVMPITVEFSMQYLSMPVQDEDSGRGVFPLFVVAADHDQGLVFYQNLLTNGSDIGALQRELINMLSVVKGVPENILMDRETAITMLPLIERTQLSVEVAVDLPVVEEVLEGLEDYLE; the protein is encoded by the coding sequence ATGATTTTAGAATTAAAAGTAACATTGCGTGATGTGGGTATGCCAGTTTGGCGCAAGCTTCAAGTTGATAGCGGAATAACGTTTGAGGAACTACATGACGTGTTACAGGAAGCATTTGATTGGTCCGACATGCATTTACATAGTTATTTTGTACGAAAAACAAATGGTAAAAAGACAGATGCGATAGAAATAGCGCAGGAAACAGAGATAGATCTAGATACACCAGTAATGCAGGAAACATATCAAGAAAACGAGGAAATTCTTGCTGATTGGTTAAAAAAAGTGAATGATAAAGTAATGTACTTGTACGACTTTGGTGATAACTGGATGCATGAAATTGTACTTATGAAAAAAATTACAGCTGAAAAAGACACCACCTATCCACGCTGTGTCAGTGCAAGAAATGTTGCTCCTCCTGAAGATAGCCGAATGGAAGTTATCATGGAGGAAATTGATTTAACTGTCACTGATTCTAAGCAATTGGTTAAACAAATTAATGAGGATTTACATATCGCATCAGCTGAAGAGCCTATGGAAAATCTACCGGAAGACAAGGAACAAGAATTTGATTTGTGGGAGGACCTACTTTTACATGCAAAGGAATTCCATAAAATGAAGCCATGGAATTACATGGATGATAACCAAATTTTCGCTGTGGTTGATCCGGTTTCAAAAGAACGATTATTTTGCTCGGTTCTGGGTGCTGGCGATGAAACGTTTGGACTAGCTATTTATGTAGGAAAAGCAGGATACACCGCCTTATTAGATATTATGGAAGGTGCCGTTGATGACTTTGACATCGTGTTAAAACAGCGAAGTTTACTGGTTACCTTTGAAGATAGGGAGGACCTGGAAAAGGATGATTATCAGCTGATAAAAACGTACGATATCCCGTTCCGTGGTCGAAAAACATGGCCTGAATTCCGTAGTTTTAAACCAGGATTTGTACCATGGTATATTGATGACGAGGAAGCACGGATGATGAATGTCGTATTAGGACAGGCAATTGAAGTTTGTAATGAAATAAAAGCAGGGTTAGAAATACCGGATGTGTATGAGGATGAGCAAGTATTAACAAAAGTTCCTAAAAAGGCCGATGATGATAACTATGTTTTTGATACCCAAATTCTCTCGTTAGAATGGTATGAGGACAATGAAGCCGAAGAAACACAACTGTCCATCTCCGAATTTGACTTAAAACGAATACAAAAGTTTAGCAAGGTAATGCCCATAACTGTCGAATTTTCCATGCAATATTTAAGCATGCCTGTACAGGATGAAGATAGCGGACGAGGTGTTTTCCCATTGTTTGTAGTAGCTGCTGACCATGATCAAGGATTGGTATTTTATCAAAATTTATTAACCAATGGTTCGGATATTGGTGCATTACAACGGGAGCTTATCAACATGTTATCCGTTGTTAAGGGGGTTCCGGAAAATATTTTGATGGATAGAGAAACTGCAATCACCATGCTTCCTTTAATTGAAAGGACACAATTGTCAGTGGAAGTGGCCGTGGATTTGCCAGTTGTGGAGGAAGTGTTAGAGGGGTTGGAGGATTATTTGGAGTAA
- a CDS encoding MurR/RpiR family transcriptional regulator, whose product MDGVLYKVRESLDYVKPAEKSVAQYILKHPEAVVSMSVKKLAAESYSSAAAVMRFCQSLGYKGFREFKLKLSGDLSVINLHDLDKETLAPGDSIEDIMSVITNNNIQSLFDTLQLLYKDQLELAYHYLVKARKIDFYGVGSSYLIAYDAVQKFSRINKICTAYSDFHMQKVSAVNLCDQDVVVAVSYSGETPQIIDCAKIAKSQGAKVIAITKYADSTLSKMADAVLFVAAQEDEFRSAAMSSRIAQLNVIDMLYTACAYEDYESALTHLNRTHQVIQQSKKGGK is encoded by the coding sequence TTGGACGGAGTTTTATATAAAGTTAGAGAATCTCTTGACTATGTGAAGCCGGCAGAAAAGTCTGTTGCACAGTATATTTTAAAACATCCTGAAGCCGTAGTATCAATGTCAGTAAAAAAATTGGCAGCTGAAAGTTACTCCAGTGCAGCAGCTGTTATGAGATTTTGCCAATCACTTGGTTATAAGGGATTTAGGGAATTTAAATTAAAATTATCAGGAGATCTGTCTGTAATTAATTTACATGATCTGGACAAAGAAACATTAGCCCCTGGTGATTCGATTGAAGATATTATGTCAGTAATAACGAACAATAATATTCAATCATTATTCGATACTCTACAATTGCTTTATAAAGACCAATTAGAACTAGCTTATCACTATTTAGTGAAGGCAAGGAAAATTGATTTTTATGGAGTAGGTTCAAGTTACTTAATTGCTTATGATGCGGTTCAAAAGTTTTCAAGGATTAATAAAATTTGTACCGCATATAGTGATTTTCACATGCAAAAAGTTTCCGCTGTAAATCTATGTGATCAAGATGTTGTTGTAGCAGTATCATACTCTGGTGAGACACCGCAAATTATTGATTGTGCTAAGATTGCTAAATCTCAAGGTGCGAAGGTGATTGCGATTACGAAATATGCTGATTCCACTTTAAGTAAAATGGCGGATGCTGTGTTATTTGTGGCGGCCCAGGAAGACGAATTCAGAAGTGCTGCAATGTCATCAAGAATTGCACAGTTAAATGTGATCGATATGTTATATACAGCATGTGCTTATGAAGATTATGAAAGCGCGCTCACCCATTTGAACCGAACACACCAAGTTATACAACAAAGTAAAAAGGGAGGAAAGTAA
- the murQ gene encoding N-acetylmuramic acid 6-phosphate etherase produces MLEKLTTETRNEKTMKLDEMSTYDVLKVMNEEDKKVPQAVEKELKSIEKAVSLVIDSFQKGGRLIYIGAGTSGRLGILDAVECPPTFGTDFEMVQGLIAGGEGALIKAVEGAEDDPNLAEIDLQKLNLNENDTVVGLAASGRTPYVIGGLSYGKKIGANMIAISCNKHAEIGRHADVSIEVMVGPEVLTGSTRLKSGTAQKLVVNMISTGAMIGIGKVYGNLMVDVQLTNKKLEERAKNIISLATQVDYETASNYLISANHKPKVAIVMIENQCSFEEAEQKLVDSRGFVSQAIEDPNKEGGNNE; encoded by the coding sequence GTGCTAGAAAAACTCACAACTGAAACACGTAATGAAAAGACAATGAAATTAGATGAAATGTCAACCTATGACGTTTTAAAGGTAATGAATGAAGAGGATAAAAAGGTTCCTCAAGCAGTGGAAAAGGAACTAAAATCGATTGAAAAAGCAGTTTCACTCGTAATTGATTCATTCCAGAAAGGTGGCAGGTTGATTTATATTGGTGCTGGGACAAGTGGTCGTCTGGGTATTTTAGACGCGGTGGAATGTCCGCCGACTTTTGGAACCGACTTCGAAATGGTACAAGGACTAATTGCTGGTGGCGAGGGTGCATTAATTAAAGCCGTAGAAGGTGCAGAGGACGATCCTAATCTAGCAGAAATTGATTTACAAAAACTTAATCTAAATGAAAACGACACTGTAGTGGGCTTAGCAGCAAGCGGAAGGACCCCATATGTCATTGGTGGATTATCTTATGGAAAAAAGATCGGGGCGAATATGATAGCTATTAGCTGTAATAAGCATGCAGAAATCGGACGCCATGCAGATGTTTCTATTGAAGTAATGGTAGGACCGGAAGTATTAACGGGGTCAACTCGCTTAAAATCGGGAACAGCACAAAAATTGGTTGTCAACATGATTTCAACAGGGGCAATGATCGGAATTGGAAAAGTTTATGGTAATTTAATGGTTGATGTTCAACTAACCAACAAAAAACTTGAGGAACGCGCAAAAAATATTATCTCATTGGCAACACAAGTTGATTATGAAACAGCTTCTAATTATCTAATATCTGCCAATCATAAACCAAAAGTTGCTATTGTTATGATAGAAAATCAATGCAGCTTTGAAGAAGCAGAACAAAAATTAGTAGATTCGCGCGGTTTTGTCAGTCAGGCTATAGAAGATCCAAATAAAGAAGGTGGGAACAATGAATAA
- a CDS encoding PTS transporter subunit EIIC has translation MNNRELAHAILEQLNGKKNIASFANCITRLRVNVKNRDNINLENIKQLDGVLGVIDNETIQVVLGPGKVTKVANEFRDITNMDEEEMDTEEEFDVAGDTKAAYKAKQTSSVQQILRHIGNIFVPLVPGFVASGLLLGIANLILNLANPDAGVLDPAILESNWYLLLKSIGGLLFGSLGVFVGINTAKEFKGTLVLGGIAGLMIYAPVLNDIGSMNFFGLDLQISTGLGGLLGVVVAAYIFAKIENFIRKRTPDSLDLLLTPLVTIIIGSVITLVVIQPLAGWI, from the coding sequence ATGAATAATCGAGAACTTGCCCATGCCATTTTAGAGCAATTAAATGGCAAAAAGAATATCGCTAGTTTTGCGAATTGTATTACTCGTTTAAGGGTAAATGTGAAGAATCGTGATAATATCAATCTAGAAAATATTAAACAACTAGATGGTGTATTAGGTGTTATTGACAATGAAACAATTCAAGTAGTACTCGGACCAGGAAAGGTAACAAAGGTTGCTAATGAATTCCGTGATATTACGAACATGGATGAAGAAGAGATGGACACGGAAGAGGAATTCGATGTTGCTGGCGATACTAAGGCAGCATATAAAGCGAAACAAACATCAAGCGTTCAACAAATATTACGTCATATTGGAAACATTTTCGTTCCACTAGTTCCAGGATTTGTAGCATCCGGTTTATTGCTCGGAATTGCCAATCTTATTTTGAACCTTGCAAATCCGGATGCAGGTGTGCTTGATCCTGCTATCCTAGAATCAAATTGGTATTTGTTACTGAAATCAATTGGTGGTTTATTATTTGGATCACTCGGTGTATTTGTCGGAATCAATACGGCAAAAGAATTTAAAGGAACATTGGTACTTGGTGGTATTGCCGGGCTGATGATTTACGCTCCGGTCCTAAATGACATCGGTTCCATGAATTTTTTCGGATTAGATTTACAGATTAGTACTGGTTTAGGTGGTTTATTAGGTGTTGTTGTAGCAGCATATATCTTTGCAAAGATTGAGAACTTTATTCGTAAAAGAACACCTGATAGTCTTGATCTATTATTAACACCATTGGTTACAATTATAATTGGATCTGTCATCACGCTTGTTGTCATTCAACCGCTTGCAGGCTGGATATGA
- a CDS encoding glucose PTS transporter subunit IIA gives MSGITWFLVDVMLKVGGVFGGYVLAATFLPLVTVGMHQGLIPIHLELINGTGSTTLLPILAMAGAGQVGAAIAIYLKTKDKRLRNTVANALPVGILGIGEPLIYGVVLPLGRPFITACLGAGFGGAFLSLSSVGAISVGPSGLALIPLIADNNYLLYIAGLIISYAGGFVLTYLFGYKEKLVNKLYNDSEAENTVETVENKKEENVDLVNDKTVFSPLTGALVPLEAVNDEVFSSGSIGKGTAIIPTDGQLRAPVDGTVTTVFPTGHAIGITSKEGVEILMHIGLDTVESEGKYFDVKVKKDAEVAKGDLLSIIDIEGIADAGYDLTSPFVITNSGDFQSIVCTESENIKTGDLLLTIDR, from the coding sequence ATGAGCGGTATTACTTGGTTCTTAGTTGACGTAATGTTGAAGGTTGGGGGAGTGTTCGGGGGCTATGTGCTAGCTGCAACGTTCTTGCCACTTGTAACGGTTGGTATGCACCAGGGTCTAATTCCAATTCATCTTGAACTTATAAATGGCACTGGTTCAACTACTTTGTTACCGATTTTAGCAATGGCAGGTGCCGGACAAGTAGGGGCGGCAATTGCTATTTATCTAAAAACAAAAGATAAACGTTTGCGGAATACAGTTGCCAACGCCTTGCCCGTAGGTATTCTGGGAATCGGGGAACCACTGATTTACGGGGTTGTACTACCTTTAGGACGACCATTTATCACAGCATGTTTAGGAGCAGGATTTGGTGGTGCATTTTTATCACTTAGCAGTGTTGGTGCAATTTCCGTTGGGCCGTCTGGTTTAGCGTTAATTCCACTAATTGCAGATAACAATTATCTACTTTACATTGCCGGCCTAATTATTTCTTATGCAGGTGGATTCGTTTTAACCTATTTATTTGGATACAAGGAGAAATTGGTTAATAAACTATACAATGATAGTGAAGCGGAAAATACAGTTGAAACGGTAGAAAACAAAAAAGAAGAAAATGTTGATCTAGTTAATGACAAAACAGTTTTCAGTCCATTAACTGGAGCACTTGTCCCACTTGAAGCTGTAAATGATGAGGTATTCTCATCTGGATCTATCGGAAAAGGTACTGCCATTATTCCTACTGATGGTCAGTTACGCGCACCTGTAGACGGAACTGTAACAACGGTGTTTCCAACTGGCCACGCGATCGGTATCACATCTAAGGAAGGTGTTGAAATCCTCATGCACATCGGCCTCGATACTGTGGAATCAGAAGGAAAGTATTTTGATGTGAAAGTCAAAAAGGATGCTGAAGTGGCAAAAGGGGACCTGTTATCAATAATTGATATCGAAGGCATTGCGGATGCTGGTTATGACCTAACTTCACCATTTGTAATTACGAATTCAGGTGACTTTCAATCTATCGTTTGTACGGAGTCCGAAAATATTAAAACAGGTGATTTGCTGCTGACAATAGATCGATAG
- a CDS encoding N-acetylglucosamine kinase, with translation MAYVIGIDGGGTNTRAVLADLGGEIYATAFAGSTNPNTVSQEVLMNTFSRIMGELENEAPRQYEQVITIFAGISGSSGEMAKEKIKQIIHHIVSERINVIVETDAINALYSGTYGEYGMVQIAGTGSVTYGVNQFQQQGRVGGWGYLVGDEGSGYAIGQQGIAASLKSFDGRGQGTVLLEMLYDYFQVTNCEQLVSHIYSSSSPKNEISSVAKLVFKAYKQKDRIAEEIIDDASKDLLLSVTTLYKKLFINNERVKLVLCGGIFSDPDILPSLIKSGLKKHINMVNVVIPTIPPVGGSIIAAYIAAGEKISEKTIHCLQTNFK, from the coding sequence ATGGCCTATGTTATAGGAATTGATGGTGGTGGTACAAATACGAGAGCAGTTTTAGCTGATTTAGGTGGTGAAATTTATGCAACGGCTTTTGCTGGATCAACGAATCCGAATACGGTTTCACAAGAGGTTTTAATGAATACATTTTCTCGTATAATGGGTGAATTAGAAAATGAGGCTCCAAGACAGTATGAACAGGTGATAACTATTTTTGCTGGTATATCGGGATCCAGTGGTGAAATGGCTAAAGAAAAAATAAAGCAAATTATCCATCATATTGTGTCTGAACGAATCAACGTGATTGTTGAAACAGATGCAATAAACGCCTTATATTCCGGTACATACGGAGAATATGGGATGGTTCAAATAGCAGGAACCGGATCCGTAACTTATGGGGTTAACCAATTTCAGCAACAAGGGCGGGTAGGTGGTTGGGGCTATTTAGTTGGTGATGAGGGGAGTGGTTATGCAATTGGTCAGCAAGGGATTGCAGCTTCATTAAAGTCATTCGATGGACGAGGACAAGGAACGGTCTTATTAGAGATGTTGTATGACTATTTTCAAGTGACCAATTGCGAACAGCTAGTAAGTCATATTTATTCCTCATCAAGTCCTAAAAATGAAATCTCATCGGTAGCAAAACTAGTATTTAAGGCGTATAAACAAAAAGATCGTATCGCAGAGGAAATTATAGATGATGCTAGTAAAGATTTGTTGTTAAGTGTAACTACATTATATAAGAAACTATTTATAAATAATGAACGAGTCAAACTTGTACTTTGTGGTGGTATTTTTTCTGATCCGGATATACTCCCATCCCTAATTAAAAGTGGATTAAAAAAGCATATCAATATGGTGAATGTTGTGATTCCTACAATTCCTCCTGTTGGCGGGTCGATTATAGCTGCGTATATTGCAGCAGGCGAAAAAATAAGTGAAAAAACGATACACTGTTTGCAAACCAACTTTAAATAA
- a CDS encoding ABC transporter substrate-binding protein, translating to MKRWKGRFWFLAVAILLLVLTVACSSGDDETSEGDKSSDNGSSENGDGEISGNLEIQYFVGGYGDSWWKEVIGDFKEKYPDVTITEHAGPNINEEMRSRWVSGDPPDVVYIDGAGSSETQMVEDGQLMDLSDWVKDVKLEDGTPLMESFIVEPAQYDDGNIYSLPLVFDTWGTWYDKTLFDEKGYEVPTDFASFMDSMGEIKDEEDIAPFVTTGQYPYYFLRGVLYPAFSAAGGEELLAAVIDGEEGAWTSEPVLEVMKKVEEMQKAGYIDPGFGAINHTQSQMNFLLHDNAFIPVGFWLPNEMEKDTPEDFKYGFIPSPMHDEGEPAAIVPDLRPLAIAKEAENPEAAKAFVEFVFTKEYATLFSEHTGAIMNLTGVDLSTNENVPEYLIDANAMINDPEQVQIYNKPHPMSADLETPISDSLVSLMLGNITAEEFVQEAEKAAEEYQNSK from the coding sequence TTGAAGAGATGGAAAGGTCGTTTCTGGTTTTTGGCTGTGGCTATTCTCCTGCTTGTATTAACGGTTGCGTGTTCATCGGGTGACGACGAGACAAGTGAAGGGGATAAGTCAAGCGATAATGGTAGCAGTGAAAATGGCGACGGTGAAATTTCCGGTAATCTTGAAATCCAATATTTTGTCGGCGGCTATGGGGATTCATGGTGGAAGGAAGTTATTGGTGATTTTAAAGAGAAGTATCCTGACGTAACAATTACCGAGCATGCTGGTCCAAATATTAACGAAGAAATGCGCTCGCGTTGGGTTTCAGGGGATCCGCCTGATGTTGTGTACATTGATGGGGCAGGTTCAAGCGAGACACAAATGGTGGAAGATGGGCAGCTGATGGATCTATCAGACTGGGTAAAAGATGTGAAATTGGAAGACGGAACACCATTAATGGAGAGTTTTATTGTCGAACCCGCACAATATGATGATGGTAATATCTATAGTTTGCCATTGGTGTTTGATACGTGGGGAACATGGTATGATAAAACACTATTTGACGAAAAAGGGTATGAAGTTCCAACCGATTTTGCTAGTTTCATGGACTCGATGGGCGAGATTAAAGATGAGGAAGATATCGCACCGTTTGTTACTACTGGACAGTATCCATATTACTTCTTGCGTGGGGTGCTATACCCAGCGTTTAGTGCAGCGGGTGGCGAGGAATTGCTTGCTGCTGTGATTGATGGAGAAGAAGGTGCTTGGACAAGTGAACCGGTTTTAGAAGTCATGAAAAAGGTAGAGGAGATGCAAAAAGCCGGCTATATTGATCCTGGTTTTGGTGCAATAAACCATACGCAGTCGCAAATGAATTTCTTGCTTCATGATAATGCATTTATTCCGGTTGGATTCTGGCTGCCGAATGAAATGGAAAAAGATACACCAGAGGACTTTAAATATGGCTTCATTCCATCACCAATGCATGATGAGGGTGAACCGGCTGCTATTGTTCCTGATTTACGCCCGCTTGCCATTGCCAAAGAGGCCGAAAATCCGGAAGCAGCAAAAGCATTTGTCGAGTTCGTTTTCACAAAGGAATATGCAACATTGTTCTCTGAGCATACTGGCGCAATTATGAACTTGACAGGTGTCGATCTGTCAACAAACGAAAATGTACCGGAATATTTAATTGATGCCAATGCCATGATAAACGACCCAGAACAGGTACAAATTTATAATAAACCACATCCAATGAGTGCAGATTTGGAAACGCCGATTAGCGATTCGCTTGTTTCACTGATGCTTGGCAACATTACTGCGGAAGAATTTGTTCAAGAGGCTGAAAAAGCAGCGGAAGAATATCAGAATAGTAAATAG
- a CDS encoding carbohydrate ABC transporter permease, producing MVQSKKQKYLFLAFCLIPTFIMFAVFTLYPLFSGLYYSFFDWSGSAESKEFIGLANYIKLFQDAIIPDTIMHDYFLVVTKVIGIMILAMFFAVALTQLKIKEAPFYRIIFFFPNIMSVVVIGILWTFIYNPSMGFINSGLEFLGLEEWAKPWLGNEKWALPSLVLPSIWAGIGLFMLMLMGGIANVSKSYYEAAEIDGASEWQQFWKVTLPLVWPQIKISVLYIVITTLNGSFIIVQVMTGGGPNNATHVMGSYLYQQAFKQYNFGYGATIGVMILILSLLTVLILQFFMRRDKVEY from the coding sequence ATGGTACAGTCAAAAAAGCAAAAGTATCTATTTCTTGCCTTTTGTTTAATCCCGACTTTCATTATGTTTGCTGTTTTTACCCTTTATCCATTATTTAGTGGATTGTACTATTCCTTTTTTGATTGGTCAGGGTCAGCAGAAAGCAAGGAATTCATCGGTTTGGCTAATTACATAAAACTGTTTCAAGATGCGATTATTCCAGACACGATTATGCATGACTATTTCCTTGTGGTGACGAAGGTTATTGGCATTATGATTCTCGCCATGTTTTTTGCTGTTGCCTTAACACAATTAAAAATAAAAGAAGCACCATTCTATCGGATTATCTTTTTCTTTCCTAATATCATGTCAGTTGTCGTTATTGGTATACTGTGGACGTTTATTTATAACCCAAGTATGGGCTTCATCAATTCTGGGTTGGAATTTCTCGGCCTTGAGGAATGGGCTAAACCTTGGCTTGGGAATGAAAAATGGGCATTGCCAAGTTTAGTTTTACCTTCGATTTGGGCTGGTATCGGTTTGTTCATGTTAATGCTAATGGGCGGAATAGCGAATGTCTCGAAAAGCTATTATGAAGCTGCGGAGATTGATGGGGCTAGTGAATGGCAACAATTTTGGAAGGTGACATTGCCACTTGTTTGGCCACAAATAAAAATATCTGTTCTTTATATCGTTATTACTACGTTGAATGGTTCCTTTATCATTGTTCAAGTCATGACGGGTGGGGGACCAAATAATGCAACACATGTAATGGGCTCATACCTCTATCAGCAAGCATTTAAACAATATAACTTTGGTTATGGAGCAACAATTGGTGTGATGATTTTAATCCTTTCCTTACTAACAGTGTTAATCCTGCAATTCTTCATGCGAAGGGATAAAGTAGAATACTAA
- a CDS encoding carbohydrate ABC transporter permease, with the protein MKRSVGQILGRTGIRIPLILWTIAVLYPIFWMFIGSFKSNAEIYKNPWGFPETWNFQNFIDAWTNYNIDTSVFNSLIVTTVGSILTLVLAIPTAYAIERLNFRGSKVLFTIYVSAMMIPMVLGWIPLFFLLMDLNLLDNIYGLAVVYAVSQLPFTIFVLTSFMSTIPKSLEESAAMDGITPYGVLWKIITPLTMSGIITVTIMNAIQFWNEYFMALIFLQSEGNYTLALAIDFISNEAQYTNAWGTLFAGLVIAIVPVIILYAIFQQRIAKGMTEGAIKG; encoded by the coding sequence GTGAAGCGAAGTGTTGGCCAAATTCTCGGACGAACAGGGATACGAATTCCCTTGATTTTATGGACGATAGCAGTGCTGTATCCGATTTTTTGGATGTTTATCGGTTCGTTTAAATCAAATGCCGAGATTTATAAGAATCCATGGGGTTTTCCAGAGACATGGAATTTCCAAAACTTTATTGATGCCTGGACCAATTATAATATTGATACGAGCGTGTTTAATAGTTTAATTGTTACTACGGTAGGTTCAATTCTGACATTGGTACTTGCGATCCCGACTGCTTATGCTATTGAACGATTGAATTTTCGTGGCAGTAAGGTATTGTTTACAATATATGTTTCCGCCATGATGATTCCGATGGTTTTAGGTTGGATCCCTTTGTTTTTCCTATTGATGGATTTAAATCTACTGGATAATATCTATGGATTGGCAGTCGTTTATGCGGTAAGTCAGCTGCCGTTCACAATTTTTGTATTAACCAGTTTCATGAGTACGATCCCGAAGTCGTTGGAGGAATCAGCGGCAATGGATGGGATAACACCATATGGGGTTTTGTGGAAAATTATTACACCACTCACAATGTCGGGGATTATAACGGTAACCATTATGAATGCGATCCAATTCTGGAATGAGTACTTCATGGCATTAATTTTCTTACAATCGGAAGGGAACTATACATTAGCTTTGGCGATTGATTTTATTAGTAATGAAGCACAATATACAAACGCATGGGGGACGTTATTTGCTGGTCTTGTGATTGCGATCGTTCCGGTTATTATATTGTACGCCATTTTCCAACAGCGGATTGCGAAGGGGATGACAGAAGGGGCAATTAAAGGATGA